The genomic stretch ATTCTTGGAGAGCATTCTTCTGTGAGCTTTCACAATCCAATCCACGGCTTATTTTTCCACGGTCCTCATGAACTATCGAGACACCGGTTGGGCCAGGTGTTTACTATCTTCCAACATGGGCTTGCATTCGGGCTTGGTCTGATAGCACTCTTTAACTGATATGCTATCATACTACTTTCCTTGATTGAGTGTTCTGTCTTTATCCTCACGAACCTCCAACAGTGGGTTGCCCAGCAGATCCATTACTTTCACGGCGCAATATCCCTCCTGTCGATACCTCCGGCATCGCTATCCAGATCCGTCACGTTTTTTCCTTCCGGGGAACCCTGGACATATTTGAATGCTCTTCATATGCTATGAACCTGTGACTGTCAGTAAAAGATGAACTGAACTGATTAATCTAGAGAATCTACCATGTCTTCACTGAAGTAGTTGTGTAAACACCGCTTAGTTTAGCATAAAAAGAGATATGAATGAGTCTAAATGATTGTCGTTGGCGTTTTTCCTAGTCAATTTTCATATGTTAAAGCTCAAAGATTCACTATGTGTAGTCAATCTCTGCTGGATTTGGCCCCGAAAAAACATCTCTATTAGGGGGCAAAAGGCACTGGACCGTAAAATCTCTAGGCTTTATTCAAGGGTGCTTACATCTATGTGGTAGCATAAATCTCGTTTTGAGATCGTCAAGAGGGAGCTTAAATCTGAGCCAATCAACATATTTGGTTGGACCCACCTTTACTTAAATACTTGATCCAATGAGTTATTGACCAACCAAGATAatattaattgctcaacacCACACAAATTCTCTGTTGCAGGATTTCTCTGACACAATCCACAGTGTATCTCACCTGACCCTATGATCCAAAGAGCGCACACAAGCAGTATGGTAATGGTATTCGTTCTTCACTTTACTCCCTTTGATCCCTTTTCTTCTATGATGCACAGTACAGTAGCAGTAGCCTCGCACTTATCATCGTGCAATTCACGTTCAGTCAACTTTCTAACAAGTTTCAGTAACCATTTACCCAGGAATTCACTGTTGTAGACAAACAAGCAGTGCACACATGTGGATTAATGGAGAAATGTGTGGTATGATGATTCAGAAGTTAGGGATAAACGCAAAGTCCTAGAGAATTCATCCCTGGGAAAGTACTGAACTTCTGGTCCCTTTGATCGTGAGAAACGAGAAAATAATGGGCATAACTAGAAGAAGCATTGAGATAAACGAGCAAAGACATGATGAGATCAGTCAAGGACGGCGGATCGAATGATTATGTTCAAGGTTGCCGGCTACAATGATGATAGACGGGGTCTTGCGATTCTTCGGCTTGTATGCATCAGTTGCACACAGGGGCAAATCAAAATGCCTGTGTTGAATGGGCATGACGACCAAAGAGCAGATTTTTCATGACCAGTTGGACAGAGACAATTGAAAACTTCAATTAGAAACCAGAAACAGTGGCCGGTGACAAGGATGTGAGCGAGACATCTACCACAATTTAGAATCCGAGGGGGTGGACGAACCACTTTCTTTCAGGTGGACCAAGATGTTGCTGCTGGGAATTCAAGTGGGAAAAGTTTGGTTTTGGTCCACATATCTCTTTTCAATCTAATGCATCCTCTGCAGCAATTAGAACAGGAAAAAGCAAAGTCATGCGCGAGACTTGTGAGGATAAGGAAGCAGTACTGTCCTAAAAAGCGAAGAGGCAAAAACCCACCAAAGGTCTTGACTTCATcatcaagcattttttttttttttttttgccccttgATGATGGGAATCCCCACTTTCCTCTGCACTGCTCGAGACTTTTTGTGACAGCCCTTATGTTATGGCATAGCAGAATCATTTGCAAgttctttgtcttcttttcgGCTTTCTGGACATTTCAGGAGGGATGGAGCTGAAACTTGGACAGTGGTCATGcgggagaaaaaaatgaaaagacgaTACAGGAAGCATGGGCAATAATTTCTGTTATTGGTGAATCCAGTCTTGGTTTTTCTTATGGTTTCGATTTCGGAATTTGGAGTTCGGGTTTTAGTAATCAGATGAAACCCGACATCTAAGAGGATTTGCATTCCTGCGACACGAGATGTGTAGAAACATGTTCAATCTGCACACATATATCAGAACAAAGTCTCTCGAATTTCGAGAGGTGATGCGACTTTTGTACAGCTTCCTTTGCTATATCAGGAGTTGCCGGAGTCACGAGAGTCGGTAATGACGGCGTAAAACTCTTCGCCTACGGGATATGGTGCCGCAATACACCGTGGTTCAGTGAGGAGATATTTGTTTCGTTGGATTGGTTGAGTCCATTGCCTTAACATCAACGCAAGTTCCTTATGtagcaaaatgaaaaggaagggttacacaaaaaacaaaagctgATAAAAAGGTAGAAACATCAGCActtaacttgaaaaaaaaagattcattcTTATTTGAATTATACAGTTACAGTACTTCGTTCCAAATCTTTGGACTTGAAGATAAAAAGAGGAGCCAGCAAGATTCTCAAGGCGTAGGAGCAGTGCCCGGAACCAATGAATCCAGATCAGCATGGTTACATGGTACATAGGAGTACGACCACATCCGCGGACACGGCCTTGGGAGTGCAAAGAAATGTGCACACTCAGCCACCGGCCTCTGGAACGGAAGATCGGGAATGCAGTTATTTTGCACATTGAGTATGCCCTTCTCTATCAACGCTCTACACCAAGGGCCGGCGTGCTGAAAATAGTTGTCGGACAGAGATAAGTTCACCAAGTTCCGATACAGTCCTAGCCAGCAGATTGGCTCCGGCACCATCCCGTAGAACAAATTCCCTGCGAAGTTCAGTTGCTCCACCTTCTCCAAGCAGAACAGCGAGAGCGGAAGCGGGCCTGTCAACAGGTTTTTACCCGCATCCAAGACCACAGTCTCGTCCAGCAGACCAATCTCATACGGCAAACAGCCGCTGAACTGGTTGTTCAAGAACAGGACCTCAGTCAAAGTGGACAGGGCTCTCGTGATGCTTCCCGGGATCGGACCAGTGAATTTGTTGTTGGCTAAGGTGAGGTAGAGCACGTGGGCGTTCCCTAGATTGTCTGGCAGTGTCTGATCGAAGCTGTTGTCGTTGAGGAATAGCGCGTAGAGATCCTGAGTAAATATCTGGGCAGGTACGGCCCCGGAGAAGGAATTGAACCTCATGTCCAGGAATATGAGATCGGTCATGCCGAGAACCACCATAGGAAATGGGCCCGAGAACTTGTTGTTACTAAGGTCGAGCTCGTAGAGGTACTTGAGCTTGGCGATGGCCGGGGAAATGGTCCCGGCAAAGTTGTTGGAATTGGCGTGGAAGAGCGCGATGTCCGGGAGCCGATCGAGGAAGCCATCTAGGCTAGGAGCACTTAATCCGAAGCCATTGAAGTCTATAGAAGCTAAAGCAATGGCTGATCCATTGTCAGGAGGGTTGTCACAGTAAAAGCCTTTGTACTTGCAAATGTCAGCGCCAACCCAAGATTTGGTGATGCCAAGAGGATCTAATGTGATTGTGGACTTGAACATCTGGATCACTGGGTACACCAGCGCAAGCCTCTGGTCGACAAAGTCCAGGATCTCTTGTACAATGGGCGCTTGTACTACTGGTGCTAACAGGGGTGCTTGTATAACTGGTCCTAGCAGTGGAATCTTTGCCTGAGGACATTCCGATTTGTCGGGGTTCTCGAGAAGTCTGCCGCTGCCGCAATCTTTGCTCGAGCCGCCACCCCCGCCGATGCCGATGGGGAGCTCTAGCGTGTCTCTACCCGTGGTACTTGCTTCAGCACCCAAAATGAGAGAAGTTGGGAAGATAAGGAGGAGTGAGAGAATTGCAACGAAGGAGATCTTGTTGATCATTGTACTACtcttttcttgtgatttcaGATGCTACGGAGATTTCGACGGTGAGGAGATGTGGAGGCAATGGAGGCGGGTCTGCAAGAGAGAAACAACCTTAGAATCTGCTAGAACGTGTTCTTGCTGTGCCTGCAATGTCCACTACTTAGAGGGAAACTGGTACCTTCTCGCCAACCCACCTCGATGGTAAGTGCTTGATCAAACCCACTTAGCCTactaaaataaagcaaaaaataatttcagtgGCTGCTTGTTTTGTCAAGGAGAAGCTCTCTCTGTTACATGAATTTTGTCATCTTATTATCGTGGATTACAGAATTGTCTCTTTGGTTTCAAAGGGTCCAGAATGTGAACAGCCAAGATGATTCTAGAAGCTCCAACTTTCTGTCAGGCCGATTTCTTTCCACCGCTGGTCTGTGCTGATTTGCAGGTTTGTCATGAGAGGACGATCAAGATGAGAAAATTCAGCAAAACGACAGTTTCCTACCTCATTCTCTTCCGTTCCAGCTCTGCGGACAAACGAACGTTGTACAAAGCACGTGCGCGCGTCTCGGACCTAAAGTTCCGGAGGGAATTCTCCCATACTCACGTACCCATGTGAGTGGAGCTCGAAACGTCGGGGTGAAGAGTGAGTGATGCAGAAGAGAAGACACGACCGATTCTTACGGGTAGCATCATAGTGGTTTGAGCTAGGAGTTCTATGATAAAATTATATATTATGAGGAACTCTAAGGGAGGAGTTGGCCtatcgtccacaaattgatcaGAAGCCAAATCGAGTTGTTGTGACAAAGTGGTCTATGTGTCTCGATCAATGGATTGGGCACCTGAGCTAAATTAGGCATGATATGATCTAATATGAGCATGCTATTCCTCATGTTGTTTTTAGAAACAACTATAAAAGGAAGGTTGTCTAGTGTTCTCGGCTCACCAAGTGCCACACGAGCCATTCCACTGCAAAGAATCCGATCGGCCCGTGACACGCGCACACGTGTCTTACGGGGATGATTTGGGCCATTTTTCCTTCAATACAAGAGTCATTTGTTCCCTTAAAAATGAGTTTAAGCAGTAACTATTTGAAGTACTTCTTGGGCATGATTCGAACTATCATGTCCCGGATGATGGGAATTCAAACGTCAACGCAACAAGGATCGCATTTTGGAACATTAGAGAAGTATTGAGTGCCCTCAAACTCTTGGTCAGGCATTACAACTCCATGTTCAACAAGATAGGCCATAGGgacgcgcatggcaacacttctcctctagaaatcaatttctaaacataagttaatttttataCTTACGAAgataagtaaattttttttttttttacttcttcaaatggctccGAAATTACttctataacaaaaaaaaaatcctctgaagagtagaaaaataaagttgcataACCAACAGATTTACGTTCTAGAAGTTatgttaccaaacggatttccggCCCGCCCTTCTGTCCAAGGCCCTTGTTCTATTGACTCTAAGCCCTCGCCCGTCTTTAGCATGAGCAATAATCAAAGCACATGGTCAAAACCTTTGAAAGCAGTAACCAAAACGGACCAAACTTGAACGCAGATGAACGGTGCGCGTGGTCGAATCCGGCCGAACTGATGTTGATTTCGCTTGTTGAAATTTGGTTGATTCAAACGTGGCGACCGGATGATTGCTTTTGTCTGTCGCGGCTGTTTAATTTAGCAAAAAATTGATTCTCTCGTAAGAACAAAGGCCAGGTCAATCCGCACCAGAAAAATTTTACCCAGATGATGTTCAggtaaaaaaaatcttcttctttAACCACAACACATGCATCAGACAATTCACTAAGGCATGAGGAAGTTCAAAATTAAAGGTACACATCACAtttgttttggaatttttgtacCCTTTAAACGAACGTTgacaagaaaatatttcatgCATATGTTACATGGTTGATGTGGTTGAATACGCCAATTTGTTCTTGAAACTTTACTCatcgtggcaaaaaaaaaaaaaaaatgagacttGAGACCCAATCTTTGTgcacaataaataaaaaccacccaaaaaaaattaaaattgacctGAAGAGTTTAAATTAGTTAAATCCTACAATTTGCGCATAATTAGGCGGAACACATGCTGGCCAACATAAAAATGATATTTCAGACACAACCTTTTGTCAACAATAAAAATCCACAAGCACAAAACATTTTCACATATTTTCACATGATCAATTGAGGTTGGTTAAATTTTGCAATCCGTCGTAACTAGGGAtaagggtgagcggttccaagaTCGGTCCAGGTTTCACTTGAAAGATGGAACCCACCTTGTCGAAAATGGTTCcctagtttttggatatgtaGCACCGATATTTTCCAAGAGTCTTTGTGTGGTGTCCAACATTCTTTGACACCCCGACATTGTCCGACAATTTGCACATAATTAGGCAGTAAACATGCTGGCCAacataaaaatgatatttgacaCAACCTTTTGTCACaataaaaatccaaagaaaacattttcatattttacatGATCAATTGAGGTTGGTTAATTTTGCAATCCGTCGTAACTAGGGATAAGGGTGAGCGGTCAAGATCGGTGGTTTCACTTGAAAGATGGAACCAATGTCGGAAATGGTTCTTTTTGGATATGTAGCAACGATATTTTCCAAGAGTCTTTGTGTGGTGTCCAACATTCTTTGACACCCCGACATTGTCCGACAATTTGCACATAATTAGGCAGGACACATGCTGGCCAACATAAAAATGATATTTCAGACACAACCTTTTGTCAACAATAAAAATCCACAAGCACAAAACATTTTCACATATTTTCACATGATCAATTGAGATTGGTTGAATTTTGCAATCCGTTGTAACTAGAGAtaagggtgagcggttccaagaTCGGTCCAGGTTTCACTTGAAAGATGGAACCCAACCTGTCGGAAATGGTTCCCCAGTTTTTGGATATGTAGCACCGATATTTTCCAAGAGTCTTTGTGTGGTGTCCAACATTCTTTGACTCCCGACATTGTCCGACAATTTGCACATAATTAGGCAGGACACATGCTGGCCAACATAAAAATGATATTTCAAACACAACCTTTTGTCAACAATAAAAATCCACAAGcacaaaacattttcaaaatataaatttaattaaaaaatatttataaatataacAAGTCATTTTTATACCCAATCACCGCCCAAAATTAATATTCCCAACTATTTGtcataaaatccaaaaaaaaatatgattttcacatgatcaattaaattaaaactagtctaaaaaaataatcatgaatctttaacataagaaacaaaagaaactcTTTGATAATCTCCATTTTAACTCGACCGACACGTGATCGGTGCTtcgaaccccccaaaaaaacacaaaataaacataaaaaaaaaaaaaaaaaaaaaaaagggggggaaaatttaagtatatataataaattatgggtgaaaatataaatttattaaaaatatatatacttaagtcatataccaaatcaccccaaaattaatattccCAGCTAGTCTAAAAAAATAATCCTAAAGAAGATTGAAAACTCcatcgatatatatatatgtgtgtgtgtgtgataatttatcaacatttaatatataacgtgtcccaacatATCGGAATTCcctatttttgagaaatcactTGTCGGCGTATCGTATCGTGTCGCGTGTCACATGTCGTATCAGTGCTACATAAGTTTTTGAAACTTAGAACCTACCCTGTCAATCCGTTCCATGGTTGGTTCCAAGATCTACTCGGGAACCAgccaatttcttcttcttttttggtttcatttttttcattttttttgtttcttttttagttaTGGAAAATGAAAGTAAACACAATAACAAAAGTAAATTCACGTTTTCCATTAGCAACAATCCATAAAAGATGAacacataaattaaaataaaaaataaaaaaattcaaaacatatacCATAAAACCTAAATTATAGAACTTCATTCCTCAATCATCCATGAAATATTGGTCCAAATTCTAACAACATGAAAtcaaaaaaaacaacaaatataGTTAATCActcaataataattttaaatttaaattatcattaataaaatgaaataattattagAAAACCTCACCACATATATTCATTCCACTTCAACTCGTAAA from Rhodamnia argentea isolate NSW1041297 chromosome 2, ASM2092103v1, whole genome shotgun sequence encodes the following:
- the LOC115747910 gene encoding uncharacterized protein At4g06744-like, translating into MINKISFVAILSLLLIFPTSLILGAEASTTGRDTLELPIGIGGGGGSSKDCGSGRLLENPDKSECPQAKIPLLGPVIQAPLLAPVVQAPIVQEILDFVDQRLALVYPVIQMFKSTITLDPLGITKSWVGADICKYKGFYCDNPPDNGSAIALASIDFNGFGLSAPSLDGFLDRLPDIALFHANSNNFAGTISPAIAKLKYLYELDLSNNKFSGPFPMVVLGMTDLIFLDMRFNSFSGAVPAQIFTQDLYALFLNDNSFDQTLPDNLGNAHVLYLTLANNKFTGPIPGSITRALSTLTEVLFLNNQFSGCLPYEIGLLDETVVLDAGKNLLTGPLPLSLFCLEKVEQLNFAGNLFYGMVPEPICWLGLYRNLVNLSLSDNYFQHAGPWCRALIEKGILNVQNNCIPDLPFQRPVAECAHFFALPRPCPRMWSYSYVPCNHADLDSLVPGTAPTP